Proteins found in one Odontesthes bonariensis isolate fOdoBon6 chromosome 11, fOdoBon6.hap1, whole genome shotgun sequence genomic segment:
- the cyp4f3 gene encoding cytochrome P450 4F3, whose amino-acid sequence MALLHSILSRAFKWTDPLLVLQVVGTGLVAVVVAWTLRLLMRHAWYTYRLSRFKKPKAHSWLVGHLGQMQSTEEGLLQVDDLVQTYKHSCSWFLGPFYHLVRLFHPDYVKPLLMASAKITMKDELIYGHLRPWLGQSLLLSSGEEWSRRRRLLTPAFHFDILKNYVAMFNSSTNTMHDKWRRLVAEGKNNLEMFDQVTLMTLDTLLKCAFSHNSNCQESTSEYVAAIVELSDLIIDRRLRILHHWDWIYWKTEEGKRFKQALSVVHRFTREVVQKRRALINQQKETETQSTLTKTTQKKKDFVDIILLSTDEDGQGLTDEEIQAEANTFMFAGHDTTASAICWTLYNLARHAHYQEKCREEVMDLMQGRNGHEIKWEDLSNLPFTTMCIRESLRLHSPVQAVTRRYTQDMPLPGDLTVPEGAICLVSIYGTHHNPLVWTNPHEFNPLRFDPTNTQSNSSHAFIPFSSGPRNCIGQKFAMAELRVVVALTLLRFRLTLGENPEFGRVRRLPQLVLRAEGGLWLQLEPLNPSSLRVLLDE is encoded by the exons ATGGCTCTCCTCCACAGTATCCTCTCTCGGGCCTTCAAGTGGACGGACCCCCTACTGGTCCTGCAGGTGGTCGGAACAGGGCTTGTTGCTGTGGTTGTAGCTTGGACTCTAAGGCTGCTGATGCGTCACGCCTGGTACACTTACAGGCTGTCTCGTTTCAAAAAGCCAAAAGCACACTCGTGGCTTGTAGGCCATTTGGGCCAG ATGCAGAGCACGGAAGAGGGTCTTCTACAGGTGGATGACCTGGTGCAAACCTACAAACACTCCTGCAGCTGGTTCCTTGGACCTTTCTATCACCTGGTCAGACTCTTCCATCCTGACTATGTCAAACCGCTGCTGATGGCATCTG CCAAGATCACAATGAAGGATGAGCTGATCTATGGCCATCTGCGTCCATGGCTGG GACAAAGTCTGTTGCTAAGCAGCGGAGAGGAGTGGTCTCGCAGGAGACGGCTGCTGACTCCAGCTTTTCATTTTGATATTCTGAAGAACTACGTTGCCATGTTTAACTCCTCAACTAACACCATGCAT GATAAATGGCGCCGCCTGGTAGCTGAAGGCAAGAACAACTTGGAGATGTTCGACCAGGTCACTCTGATGACGCTGGACACTTTACTGAAATGTGCCTTCAGCCACAACAGCAACTGTCAGGA ATCCACCAGCGAGTATGTGGCGGCCATCGTGGAGCTCAGCGACCTGATAATAGATCGCCGGCTCAGGATCTTACACCACTGGGACTGGATTTACTGGAAAACAGAAGAGGGGAAACGGTTCAAGCAGGCGTTAAGTGTTGTACACAG ATTCACTAGGGAAGTGGTTCAGAAGCGTCGTGCCCTCATTAACCAGCAGAAGGAGACAGAAACACAATCCACTCTCACCAAAAcgacacagaagaagaaagactTTGTGGATATCATACTGCTGTCAACG GATGAAGATGGACAAGGCTTAACAGATGAGGAGATACAGGCTGAGGCCAACACCTTCATGTTTGCGG gtcATGACACAACAGCCAGTGCAATTTGCTGGACACTGTATAATCTAGCACGCCATGCACACTATCAGGAAAAATGCAGGGAGGAGGTGATGGATCTCATGCAGGGACGAAATGGACATGAAATAAAGTg GGAGGATCTGTCCAACCTTCCCTTCACCACCATGTGCATCAGAGAGAGCCTCAGACTCCACTCACCTGTGCAGGCTGTAACAAGGAGGTACACCCAGGACATGCCGCTGCCAGGAGATCTCACAGTACCAGAAG GTGCAATCTGCTTGGTCAGCATTTATGGAACGCACCACAACCCCCTCGTCTGGACAAACCCACAT GAGTTCAATCCTCTGCGTTTTGACCCGACCAACACACAGAGCAACTCTTCTCATGCCTTCATCCCATTCTCCTCAGGCCCCAG GAACTGCATCGGACAGAAATTCGCCATGGCAGAGCTTCGAGTTGTCGTGGCGCTAACCTTGCTCAGGTTTCGTCTCACACTGGGTGAGAACCCTGAATTTGGGAGAGTTCGCCGTCTGCCTCAACTCGTCCTGCGTGCTGAGGGAGGCCTGTGGCTGCAGCTGGAGCCTCTGAATCCATCCAGCCTGAGGGTACTTTTAGATGAATGA